One window of the Cardiocondyla obscurior isolate alpha-2009 linkage group LG05, Cobs3.1, whole genome shotgun sequence genome contains the following:
- the LOC139102617 gene encoding uncharacterized protein has translation MIKILALLLFTSVCVMINAQETASNEKPFFGQTFDEVVVSSDLYITRKSKENRQGKRLSNVPSATTGPPERPTAIASRLVFADGSRITPEKREKRGIVTTRTRYLDLGVAEYLLKSRKR, from the exons atgataaaaattttggcCCTCTTACTCTTCACTTCAGTCTGCGTCATGATCAATGCACAAGAGACAGCGTCTAATGAAAAAC CATTTTTCGGCCAAACGTTCGACGAAGTTGTCGTATCGTCGGATTTATATATCACAAgaaaatcaaaagaaaatCGTCAAGGTAAAAGACTCTCGAATGTGCCGTCAGCAACTACTGGTCCACCGGAAAGACCGACTGCAATTGCGTCCAGACTCGTTTTCGCCGATGGAAGCCGTATAACGCcggaaaaaagggagaaacgTGGCATTGTTACAACGCGAAcaag gtATTTAGATCTGGGCGTCGCGGAATACTTGCTGAAATCTCGGAAAcggtga
- the LOC139102624 gene encoding uncharacterized protein — protein MAGYISFILIAIASTAAMAEPRVIPAEPISVTMDAYGNPVMFLREKRTVLRPYPHRTMMFTGYYRPIRRTNNGQATGVFAQGNSVSGEAFFGGVPHLKNGPEPVEEPEVSSAEAQAAPTSAEEQEREYHQHDYHQHRNEVHRHEEEQHHYQDENEQFHHDEPHYHYHHQGSLTPQGHHESEHIPLTTEIAQPAEKPIAATEVSVTRPKVHHTKKTHKTPATTNTDYDDDDEDETDEEDDEPAAPFVPFKSNRRRQKYPHLNNFFPMVFSFPRLATRAGSSGSLPGTITAIANSYSTGKGGVASSVATAYGGSPTGKKRRIQPYKE, from the exons ATGGCTGGATACATTAGCTTTATTCTGATTGCGATCGCGTCGACCGCTGCGATGGCGGAGCCGAGGGTGATTCCGGCCGAGCCTA TTTCCGTCACGATGGACGCTTACGGCAACCCCGTGATGTTTTTGAGGGAAAAGAGGACGGTCTTGCGCCCTTATCCCCATAGAACTATGATGTTCACCGGCTATTACAGACCGATACGTCGCACGAATAACGGCCAGGCAACGGGCGTCTTCGCGCAAGGTAACTCGGTAAGCGGCGAAGCTTTCTTTGGCGGTGTACCGCATCTCAAGAATGGCCCGGAGCCGGTCGAGGAGCCCGAAGTGTCCAGCGCCGAAGCGCAGGCGGCCCCGACGTCCGCGGAGGAACAAGAACGCGAATATCATCAACACGATTATCACCAGCATCGAAACGAAGTGCATCGTCACGAGGAAGAGCAACATCACTATCAGGATGAAAACGAACAGTTTCATCATGACGAGCCGCATTACCATTACCACCATCAAGGTTCTTTAACTCCTCAG GGACATCACGAATCGGAACATATTCCTTTAACTACAGAGATCGCGCAGCCTGCGGAAAAGCCGATCGCAGCCACGGAAGTGTCTGTAACGCGGCCGAAAGTGCATCATACTAAGAAAACTCATAAGACACCGGCAACTACGAATACCGAttacgacgacgatgacgaagACGAAACGGACGAGGAAGACGATGAACCAGCCGCACCGTTCGTGCCTTTTAAGAGCAACAGGCGTCGTCAAAAATATCCTCACCTGAACAACTTTTTCCCTATGGTCTTCAGCTTCCCGAGATTGGCCACTCGCGCCGGGTCTTCAGGGTCTCTTCCTGGTACCATCACTGCCATTGCAAACAGCTACTCCACAGGAAAAGGCGGAGTCGCCAGCTCAGTAGCCACTGCCTACGGCGGTTCACCTACCGG GAAGAAACGACGCATACAGCCATATAAGGAATGA
- the LOC139102677 gene encoding holotricin-3 isoform X1 gives MSKIVIFLLVTLVAIAAAFPAAPQLRDDSKVAEGVASESARIKRGYGGGGFGGGYGHGGFGGHGGFGGHGGYHGHHGGFHGHHGGYGHRGGYGHGGFGHGGFGHGGFGRGAHYPSFASSAANAGSISTPFGSGSFAQSFANSGGFGR, from the exons ATGTCAAAGATTGTGATTTTCTTGCTCGTTACGCTCGTCGCAATTGCGGCAGCGTTCCCAGCCGCACCGCAACTTCGAG ATGACTCAAAAGTAGCCGAAGGAGTCGCGTCGGAATCTGCTCGTATTAAGCGTGGCTATGGCGGCGGCGGATTTGGTGGCGGATACGGACACGGTGGTTTTGGCGGACACGGTGGCTTCGGCGGACACGGCGGTTATCACGGTCATCACGGTGGCTTCCATGGCCATCACGGTGGCTACGGCCACCGAGGAGGATACGGACACGGAGGATTTGGACACGGAGGTTTTGGACACGGAGGCTTTGGAAGAGGAGCGCACTATCCTTCTTTCGCGAGTAGTGCAGCTAACGCCGGATCTATAAGCACGCCATTCGGCAGTGGTTCCTTCGCTCAATCGTTTGCTAATTCTGG TGGATTCGGAAGATGA
- the LOC139102677 gene encoding holotricin-3 isoform X2, producing MSKIVIFLLVTLVAIAAAFPAAPQLRDDSKVAEGVASESARIKRGYGGGGFGGGYGHGGFGGHGGFGGHGGYHGHHGGFHGHHGGYGHRGGYGHGGFGHGGFGHGGFGRGAHYPSFASSAANAGSISTPFGSGSFAQSFANSG from the exons ATGTCAAAGATTGTGATTTTCTTGCTCGTTACGCTCGTCGCAATTGCGGCAGCGTTCCCAGCCGCACCGCAACTTCGAG ATGACTCAAAAGTAGCCGAAGGAGTCGCGTCGGAATCTGCTCGTATTAAGCGTGGCTATGGCGGCGGCGGATTTGGTGGCGGATACGGACACGGTGGTTTTGGCGGACACGGTGGCTTCGGCGGACACGGCGGTTATCACGGTCATCACGGTGGCTTCCATGGCCATCACGGTGGCTACGGCCACCGAGGAGGATACGGACACGGAGGATTTGGACACGGAGGTTTTGGACACGGAGGCTTTGGAAGAGGAGCGCACTATCCTTCTTTCGCGAGTAGTGCAGCTAACGCCGGATCTATAAGCACGCCATTCGGCAGTGGTTCCTTCGCTCAATCGTTTGCTAATTCTGG TTGA